One genomic segment of Vibrio quintilis includes these proteins:
- a CDS encoding L-ribulose-5-phosphate 4-epimerase produces the protein MYSEIKQKVLEANLKLPEYGLVTFTWGNVSEIDRENNIIAIKPSGVEYNQLKPEDIVVLDLDGHIIEGKLNPSSDTKTHIELYKAFSDIGGIVHTHSRHATIWAQAGLDIPALGTTHADYFYGNIPCTRPLTPDEIEQDYEKNTGLVIVEEFARRAIDPQAVPSAVISGHAPFCWGKDANDAVHNAVVLEEVALMALGTRSLNSGIFIQKELSDKHYYRKHGSDAYYGQK, from the coding sequence GCCTGAATATGGTTTGGTGACGTTTACCTGGGGAAATGTTTCTGAAATTGACCGGGAAAATAATATCATTGCCATCAAACCATCCGGTGTTGAATATAATCAACTGAAACCGGAAGATATTGTTGTGCTGGATTTAGACGGTCATATCATTGAAGGCAAGTTAAATCCATCCAGTGATACCAAAACACATATTGAATTATACAAAGCATTTTCTGACATTGGCGGTATTGTTCACACTCATTCACGTCATGCAACTATCTGGGCTCAGGCCGGGCTTGATATTCCGGCACTGGGAACAACCCATGCGGATTATTTCTACGGCAATATTCCCTGTACCCGGCCACTGACACCTGATGAAATTGAACAGGATTACGAGAAAAATACCGGGCTGGTGATTGTTGAGGAATTTGCCCGCCGGGCAATTGATCCACAGGCCGTGCCAAGTGCAGTTATTTCCGGTCATGCACCATTTTGCTGGGGAAAAGATGCAAATGATGCCGTTCATAATGCGGTGGTGCTGGAAGAAGTTGCCCTGATGGCTTTAGGCACCCGTTCATTAAATTCAGGTATTTTTATTCAGAAAGAACTTTCAGATAAGCATTATTACCGTAAACATGGCAGTGATGCTTATTACGGGCAGAAATGA